The genomic interval TGTCTTAGAAATCCAAACCTTCTCTTGAATCAGTGTAAAAACTCCACTGAGTACTTACAAACGCTTTCTATGAAGAAATATGAGGAGATCAAAACCTTTCTGGTGGGTTTGAGTGGTGAACCCGAATTATGAGTACCAAAATTGTCCCTAATTGTTAATTTCAGAAAATTCTGGAAGCCCGTAGCCCCATGTACAATATCCGATACCAAAAGTTCACGAACAAGAAGTTGATGGATAAATTTCGCCAGGAATATCTTTTTCGAGTTCAGTACCAAACAAGACGAAACATGATTTCTGCACTGCGTAGTATTCGGTACCTTCGAAAAACCAAGAGTCTAACAGTAAGAATTTTGAATGCATTCGAACAGAGTAAAATGATATTGGTTAAATGGTTAATGCTTTCAGAAACTGACCAGTTACGTGGAGGAAGTTATGGGAGATTACGTGGTGAAAAAAACCAACAGGATTATGCCCTGGAAATTCGAATTCATCAACGAGGTGTACAATATTTTGGCGCTAGCCTACGTAGATCAGTACACGCTTCCGAAGAACTTTCGCTATGCGGAGAAGAACGCACTGCTTCGATTGCTCCGCTTTCCAATGGACAAGTCAAAGGAGGTGAAACACTTCGTATTTGGGGATCGCACTACGCACCAAGGCTCGGAAACAGTAGATCCTGCCTTGACAAAATCACGGTAACTCGCACTCGGAATgaaaatgatattttaatcttttttgttttgttttcagtcTAATGGGAAACCGATTCGAGAACCGGATGAATTTCGCACAGTACCCTATAGAGAAGTCCTACCTACTTCACCAAATGGCAGAGATTCATCTTAAATCACACAGGTTTGACGAATGCTGCTTTAGTGCCCGCAAGTCTATTGAAGGTTTCGTCCATAAGTCATATACTATTGAACGTTCATGGaaatatctatctatctttttAGAGGCAAAAAAATGCAATAGCTACATTTGGCAGTTTCTCTGCTACCTACTGATAATAAAAGCGAATGCTGCACTCCACAAAGTCGAGCGAACCAGTGAGGCTCTAGATATGGCACTGAAAATTGCCAAGGAATTGAAAGAAAAGCATATCCATAACTTCTTGACTGCTTGTATACACTGCAATGAGGAGGAATTCATCGTGAAGAAGCAGAGTATTTTTGCGAATAGCCGGCGCGAAAGCGAAAAATCCGTGTATAGTTCCCTGTCCGTGCGCCATAGCGATTAGagctttatattttttatagcCAAAAATATTGATTAATAAATTCTCAGTGCATTTATAATAGTCTGCTGTAAAAACAAGTTGAATGTATGTAGTCGACCCTTTCGTCTATTAGATACCTATACACAAGTACATGAATATACCCCTGCGTATTTGGAATTTGCATTCTTAATATCAACTTGCAAGCTCCTTTAGTTCCCGAGATCTCGATCATCATATGAACGAATAGACATGGCTAGATAGACTCGGCTTGTGATCCTGttcaaaaaaaatgtatatatctACCCTTTTACACATGCATCGGGCTTACTTTTCACTAGTTTAAGCAACTTTTTTTCTgaatttatgaaaaatatgATAAAATCATGGCATTTGCaacactttaaaatattttaacgGAGTACAGATAATAAGTGCACTTCTTTTTTgatgtgtttttattttagagTGCATCAAACAACAGTTCTTCGCTTAAATCGATGGTTTTGATACTACAAAAATTACGCTGATGCTTTCTCTACCAGCTTGGCCATCATCTTCTCCTCCTTGGCCTTTCGCTTGGCCTCCTTCTGCTTCCGCTTGTCctccttctctttttgctccAGCATTTCCTTAAAGCGGTCGTCGCGTGTATCTACCTTGAACCCGAAGTGTCGGCGTACCTCCTCCACCAGGCGTTCCTTGCGTTGTATGGCTGCCGCTGCATCCGCCTCCCGCTTAGCGATCTTCGCGTGCAGGTCCGCCTTCCACTGTGTCAACTTCTCCATCTTCTTGGCAATGTCCCCTTCCCGGGCATTGATCCTTGCCAGCTCCTCCGCCTTCTGCGAGCTGTTCTTCTCCAGCATTTTTATGAGTGTTTCTAGTTGCATAACCTGCCTGCTGTCTTTCTCTCCGTGGGAATCGAAGCAAATCTTGGGATTCACATTGCTCTGGGCGCCATACCGCCCGAATGCCTGTCTCTGGTACTTCTCGGTCAAATGAATCCAGGAGTGAGGC from Drosophila mauritiana strain mau12 chromosome 3L, ASM438214v1, whole genome shotgun sequence carries:
- the LOC117140111 gene encoding uncharacterized protein LOC117140111 codes for the protein MTSIIPPGSLVPQAQGVEAAVPIWLKMDWSPEIEQGIYKDWGTYYSRRRRENLGMYYFDKALKLGPADFTTLYRRSQSKRKNAQADGALKDSLEAKRLLKNLQRSDAPINLEVCDALYELNRLENAKAELHDNTRLFTGNKTKMFEQRLVVVDENIEDACGPSMTQYISDKEKLIVHLKEVQNKYKPDTRPLWKILKEQEKCDVLSIPEIEEEMLSPLEIARRSRAFDVFNQMFIDRSWHDVIFLKHVRKNPNLLLNQCKNSTEYLQTLSMKKYEEIKTFLKILEARSPMYNIRYQKFTNKKLMDKFRQEYLFRVQYQTRRNMISALRSIRYLRKTKSLTKLTSYVEEVMGDYVVKKTNRIMPWKFEFINEVYNILALAYVDQYTLPKNFRYAEKNALLRLLRFPMDKSKEVKHFVFGDRTTHQGSETVDPALTKSRLMGNRFENRMNFAQYPIEKSYLLHQMAEIHLKSHRFDECCFSARKSIEEAKKCNSYIWQFLCYLLIIKANAALHKVERTSEALDMALKIAKELKEKHIHNFLTACIHCNEEEFIVKKQSIFANSRRESEKSVYSSLSVRHSD
- the LOC117140114 gene encoding growth arrest and DNA damage-inducible proteins-interacting protein 1 gives rise to the protein MNVGKISVVTRLPALRSCAQYSSAAKAELPASLVGDEDVEPTYPQTVDKSGLQPQHKNVLLNKLPYQEPHSWIHLTEKYQRQAFGRYGAQSNVNPKICFDSHGEKDSRQVMQLETLIKMLEKNSSQKAEELARINAREGDIAKKMEKLTQWKADLHAKIAKREADAAAAIQRKERLVEEVRRHFGFKVDTRDDRFKEMLEQKEKEDKRKQKEAKRKAKEEKMMAKLVEKASA